The Rhopalosiphum maidis isolate BTI-1 chromosome 4, ASM367621v3, whole genome shotgun sequence region tacaaaacgcACTCgagcattataaattaaataaattataatatatgcgtaaATAGGTAGGTTTGTATCGCGAAAATTGAAATGACTGTAAACGGTAGATTATGCAAATAATACTCATTTGTCGTTTCAAGAATAGTTATGCAttaaacgttttatattttaatttagctttggaagaaaaaaaaattaacataatatatagtttttacttttaagtaaaCAAACGTCTTATTACTATTCCGTTTGTGTAAGTATAAcgtataacaatacatttccggccaaaaaatattaagatttttagatttagtgataatcgtaaattataaatggaaCACATAGCTATATAGTACATAGtacactttaatatttataacctgtattacaatattataatatgtagtataatgtttgtcattttcaattcaattttttatttgaaacttaTTTCGAGTATTTAAGTCGGTAACGACGATGATAAGTAGAATGTTAAGGATTTCAggatcacaaaaaaaaaaaatgtatgtacctacatgatattatgttgGAATAGCATAAGGTAGCAATACACTGTGAAAACcatgacgaatattaaatgcTATTGTGTAATGGATTGCTCGTTTCAGAATGTTTTGTTGTCGGGATAGGTGTTTGCActacagttaatttttttttaatcgtatttCTAATTCGGATTCGatgagatattaaaaaaatacaattcgtTACGTCATGTTTTAGAATTAGGGTATACCACTACGCacatttgatttttctatTCCACAAGGACACAAGGTCAAGCTAAACTGAAACGTGGGAAAAGGACTAATgcacttaaaatacttaatatacattttaatttactcgAAAACTGgaccattataatacatttaaaataagaaataaattatgacaaatacaataaatacctacGCTATCGcacttatacaattattatttattagtatttttctgTTTGAACGTAATATTTTGCATGATATAGCCGATGTTAGttatacgaaataaaatattaacaccacattatacaatgtatttttagattttagaaataacttaactataaatacacattattaaattatgattattgaaaattatacaaattaaacctGTAGTTCTTAGTATTTATATGACGTTCTTAATAAACTTGTAtctttttcgaaaatatagtCTCTATGAATTAGTaagcatttaattaaaaactaatgtttatttaatttaaacaatttattaaaactatatgatagtatattataatatacattttattttatatgtttaaatataaagaattatttaatgatatgagatcataaaaatttataaataacatttataattttttttgtgtataacaaaatattaaacgaagATTTTATtgagtacaattttatatttttatcgaagaTTTTTAGATCGATTTTTCTTTGcctttcaaaaatgtttaaggaaattaacattattatactaagaCATAATTCATATTGTTGAAACTTTCCCAGACAACCCGAATGGTTtactttatttgaaaataatttgatttttcataaGAAATTCATCTCTTTAaagtgtaaaattatgttttttaatagtttattccTATTACACATTAtgcattgtttattattttagttttgaacagttttaaattttaataaattatacttgtattcATCTCACGTGTGGTAAGGGATTGCTAAATTATCGCATTAAACCTTCGTGTGGTGGGAgttgtaaaattaaagtacTTTAGTCTTTAAGTTTGTTTTAAACTTGTAGttagtttaaatttcattgttttcattaaaaaacaaatgcaaaacatatttaaatattctgaaTGTTGTTTAAGTaatcataatttgtataatatcatgtgcATTGATAATATGCGTtttgaatattacaataattgtttaaattattatatacaaatttaatataaaaaaagtattaaaaagaaaaaagatatGACGTTATAGTGTGTACGTTAATAAacattgtgtttatattattattatttcccagtcacgatattttgtttgtttacacATTACAGTTCTAACCTTGAGCCAaagaaatcaaattttaaatttgctcCGATATATTTGATATCTCTTTCAacacgtaaaaaataattagtttgcaatatttgtattcatacGATCATATGGCACAAATGCCACCAATTAATATCCGGAGTTATTGTTATTCTATTGTAGCACAAGGACAGTGCAGCTTATGTGAGGTCCTCCCTAATGCCTCGGGATGTCAAGCCTATAATACGGTCTGATCTGAGAGTGGTACGTTTTGATTACAAGTTTGTTGACTTTACTTGGCCTAGTTGGGAAAAATATTCATTGGTATTCTATAAGTGGTATTAGCGAAATCATCATTCATAcacagataaaatatttgtatttatttattattattattatattatcatataaaatttcaactcacgtataatatatatatgccatCACTAAATAGAAATGATGGGCATTATTGCCAAACGTTTCTTTTTTAGGAAAGTTTGATGGGAGCCGTCGGAATGCGTAGTCAAAgatgagttatttttttttatacattttgatctGTATGAAACTTATTGtatgtacttattaattttgagtATGAAGTATGATTTTTCTTACATGTGTATATCATAGTATGTATCTACTGTAAATCAATGTCAACAAAACACGTGTGGgtatgtgtaaaaaatataatttataagaaattatttatactcaaaTGTCAGTTAATtaggaatttttatttcaacactTTTAAATacccaaacaaaatataatattgcgttAAACAGGGTTTTAAAACTGTGTCGCATAACATATAGCTAAAAAGTAGAAGAGTGATAGTTGACACATGTCCAAAACGAACACCTTAACGAAACGTCAGAAGACCGCTGATATCTATAATTCTGTGTACATGGTCCGGAAGTGCATTTAGAATATGACCTACAATTTCTTGAAACTATTAATGCTAGTATTTCTGGTCTTACTTTCGTTCCCattcagttaaaaaattaacgtcATGTAgatgaatgttttatttaaattgcgtAGAAGTCAAATATAggtcaattttaatttcaatgtaCAAGCGCCTTATTCATCCGAGTTTATTGGTTACCGGTTATTATTGCTTActggttattaatataaaaatacaaaatgtttctatataaatatatataatatacataattgtacgtataaaatcataataaaataatttatcgagTATTAAAGTTATACAGTATTGATAGTCATGGTAGTTgttaaaatcatgtttaacAAATGTACCTGTATATATACTctgatcaattataaaaaaatattttaagaaaaaaaaatagttataaatagttaGCGTTTGtggtattttgtgtttttaacaacaatattaggactcttaaatgtaattatgtcTAGTACCTATGTCCTATTGTATGATTtgaatgcattttataaaatcattattattataagcacaAGTTATAGGTTTGGTGTGCTTGAAATACAGTTCATACTCGTGTTTAGAGGCTTTTCCAAAGTATTAAGAACATTCATACACTTATACGCaggtataatgattttttttaaatgtgaacACACTTAACGAACTATATCCTtggatttatgataaaattcaaCTTAGCTATTCATCCTGCGTTAAAACTAATgaagtatagatattattagatatattcaAGAAAGCGAAATCCTTGAAAATGATAATCatcgaaaaattatataggtattatattccataatattatatcccaTAGTTAGGTACTGCAATTTAGAACAGTTCTAAACAGTATTATAGTTACTGTAACTAGGATTTGAACAAATGTACACAATCATAATGGTTAGTTtagattacattaaaattatgaaaaccaCATTACGTATACGAGTCAGGACGGctttttttgatattcaattacaaaatattcgtTAAGTACAAatactttgatattatttgttgtcgAATAAATCTAAGtttaaacgatttatttagttcttgttaaaaaaaataattatgtatacctacgtataatacgtatattaggtatatacaatacctaatgagtaatgagtattaacatataaaaataggaacaatattatagagtaatttaatattctaattattatatttgactaGTTATGAGCTagattgttttgtttatatatattatgattttaaacctcacaatatagtataatatatatttaatacattaatttaggtattaaactataatttttaattttgtacttttGTACCAATgccattatttgaatttaagtaaaaatgaataacaatgattagtttataaatagcttGGCTTTTGCATTGCATTTTAGTATcgttaaattgtttatgttgtttaatgaaaaaaaaaaaatataaatgtaattttaaagtgtactttaaatttttttatggatgtgttaaaaacAACTTCATTAGTTACGGATTCTAAAGATTTCTTATTGGTTAGTTAACTTTTATGTATTCAAACATATAttgaatcttattttttttaaatttatttaatgcatttaatgattttataataactggaTCCGTGTACTACATATTGCATTGGTACAATTTAGTaaagtattttacatatattatatattaatttcattataagttattatagtgcaatatattaatgttttaaatagcaAAAtgctaatgtatattaattgctatgtttttgaatatttccgtattataagtattttttttttaataagaatcatgactgtaaaaatattaacttcaaaaaactatacattgtTGTATAAAACGTTGTATAAACGTTGTATAAAAAGtggaaaacttaataaatttaaggcTAACGCTAAAAtccagaaaaatataatatttatatatatatttatttgttataggtATTACGTTAGAAAAAATACCTTTTATCTACGGCTGACtgtgtttaaacaaaaatcttcTCGTGAAGTTTTATTTGAATCAGTTATTCGGTCATTGttcttcttatttactatatatcattatatcaacGAACTACTGAACGGTAAAATACTTAGAATTTGAGCTATTGCATttcactttttaatatttactattcgtTTTATTTACTGGTTTACAGCtcattttctattaatttttaattttattatactgaatttaacgatttagcaaaacgactataataatttaaatctgttAATTCATCttaagtttcttttttttttatgataatataatcagAGATTGTTGAAATAATcttgtaaataattcaataacttgtaaataatattgtaaatttgtaacatttatcggagaatattttaatccaaTGGATCAAAACGTGGTGGCCGAGGAGAGTTCATTGTGATTATATACTAGACTTTCGTACTTGATCCATAgtgataatatactaaaaaattattcaaacaacgtagttacttattatacacgcACACCCGCAAAATAGgcgaatagtaataaaatataaagcgaTTTTTGTGGTTTGGTTCCGAATCGCTTGTAGAATAACGATTGCAGTATAGACGGATACTTGGCAAGTACTGACCACTCGCGGAAACAAGCGCGATAATATAATGACGATATTGTAAATGCATAATTAGGTAGTTATAATAACCTAGTAGAAACTGATCATTTTCGATTGGCACCGCCGCGCGCCAATTGAGTTAAATTTAGAATCAGGTCCCGAGTTCTGACAACCGGACGATCACCTATTGACCCACTGGCCCAACACCCGTTACGACttatatcataacattatacgaatatgataatattactattattattgtggtatacgtgtattatgtattatgaccAGGCTGTGCGTAAAGCCGTAAAAATGCATAGGATGTGAAATAAGGTTGGGTTCACAACGACGTGTTAACCCTTTCTCTCCAACCCGAAATACAACTTATGTACTCACgatttttttacgtaaaaacTTACGTATTACCACTTTGCCGGTTTACcctaacacaataatataaatgcagaTGTGTTAATGTTAAACATAATCCATGACTTTAattggtacataatatatagtgtaccGTATAGATTTTCACGGTAATTCGCTACAACTCAAGTCCCACAGTTATCCGaccctaataattattattcacactATTATAgtgcctataatataatctattgataattattccGATAAACCTaccatattgttatttaatatttacaggtggttatacaatatataatatgaagtgcgataaaaaaaaagtaaattttacgacgtatagaaaaaaaaaaaaacatagaataaataaaagttttccctataatatattagtcttCACCGCAGTTCTCTATCACTATTCAAAAACTAAGAAATGATTTACccttttgattaaatatagatattatagggttaatattttttttattgagttaaaaataaataaaaatacaaaaaatagaaaagaatcatttaaatattgacgaccaaaatttaaagaaaatattttgtaaaaaataataatttaataaataaaaaattaaagtaatttaatttttttgttatttaaaaaaaaagtcccaCTATAAGCACGCCGTATTTACAAAcatcgatatttaaaaaatgtaactatcACGAtatgactattattaatagaataaacaAGTTAAACGACTGTTTTgactttaaaattagtatttacgtgatgttaaaaattgggttttataatttctacacAGGAGACTACCAATACTGTAATTGTCACGAAGCACAACTCTTGTATTGAGTCAAAGTTCAATGTACTTCTACCAATATTATCTCCAATGTTTACGACGTGTGTAActttttatgttgttattatgcAGAAATATGCAATTGATATGTTTTTTACttgaaatatgcaaaaaacaCAGAGATAAACGTTGAAATCAGAATATGCTAAtaagatattgtataatatataaggatAATCAACACGTTATGAAATTTATAGGTTTTTAACCGGAGACGgtcaaatagttaaatatagcCGAAAATATGCGTTTCCATTTAAATCCGAACCGCACGCGTAGGTTACacgaatatcattatattatgcgttgTTTAACAGGATCGTCACGACGAGAAACCacactattatcattataatcgtCGTGTGCCGTTGCAGGTGCGAGAAAACGTTGGAAAAGCTTTTCGAGGGCGCCGTTGTGGGCAGCAAAGTGGCGCGCATGATCAGCGGCCGGTGGACGGACTTCGGAGCGACCGTCGCGGACAACCAGACGGCGTTGGACTTTTATCTGGACCGGGCGACGCGCGCGCGACTCCTGCTCGACGGCCGCCGGCTGCAGGACGTCCGGATGCGGTCGTACCGGGCGGCACCCGTGGTGGTGGCCGCGGTCACGGGAGACCTGGCCGCCGTGGCCATGCTGTTGCGGTACGGCCCCGACGAGAGGTCGGTACGCGCGGCCATCGCATACTTGCGCCGTTCGGCCGACCACGACCGCGGCCCACCGTTCCCCGATCGCGACCAGTCGTGTTTGGAACTGCTGCTCAGAGCCGTCGTCTGCGAGGGCGACGGGCGCGGCAGCGTTAGTGGTGACGAGGACGGCAGTGTCGACGGTTTCGGCAGTGTCAACGGTTTCGGCAATGGCGACGAGTCCAGACGTGGCGGAAATGTCGTTCCGGCGCTGCTGCATCTGTCCAGATGCGCAGTGCGCAAAGCGTTACACCGAAACTTCAGTCTACCACACGGCATACCGCAGTTACCTGTGCCCAGGTCATTGGTATCGTATTTAGATCTCGAGTGTTGATCCGTAGCGTTTCTACTCACACCTACTCACCAGGCCGGTCGTTCCACCGCAACCATCGATGTACGCGTTGTATTTTTATCTCCGTCGAATACGTTCGCAGCTTGTTATTATAgtcattctaataaaatagtgATACAGCTCGTGATAtcattttttctcttttatatttttttttaccgaagCTTTGCACCAGAATTGATCCGAATCCGTGACACTACTTAAAACCCTTATAGAAAATCAAACAACGTCTGATTTAACCCAAATGATTATTTGACACCAACAATCGGAACAATACATTCCGATTAACCCAAAAACCGTATGATTTTTCATATcacaaattttatgttattaattttattcaaaatgttgcCCTCttgtggtataaaatatttatgtcataTATTTGATCAcacttttaatagttatttaagtttttttctgAACTATAAGACGCCCATGTTAATCATAAAAGCCACGATTATTAACCTCAAAAAGTTTCTTTAAATTCCTTATCCTGATGCTTGAACTCGGAATATATTCAGCACCCTTCACTCAAATAAATGATTAGGATGCAAAGCTTTGCTTCTTAATTTTCCAATAGTTTTACGAGGTTTTCCGCAATAATCTGAATGCTATTGTAGTACCGATATTGACTATCGTTTGTTAATTAGGTTAGTATTAGCACCGCGACCGCCTTGGTAACTAAGATTGTAACACCGCGACTGTGGTTGGAGACGTTCCActggcatattattattatacataggcaCTGAacgcttcaaaaaaaaaaaagttattgataTACAGACATTTATTAGTCTTgttgttttcattaattaaaatatcgatttattttttcaagtgtGCGGCTCCTATTGGACTCCTGTGAATTTAAACAGCGCAGTAATAAATTACCCAAAAGAGTGAAGCAGGTAATAAACTATGGTGACTTTAAAACacggtttaaaataaataaataattgttttacccTACAGTcaatattgaaacaattaattgtattacgcTCGTCGCTGTTAATactttctataattatttaataaaccacGAAGATGAATAATGTAAATGAGTTAAGGTGTCCCGTGAATTGCTTTGtacgatgtataatatattaatgtaatatattgtgtattgtaaTCGTTTGTATTGTACACAGCTTTAGTTTCAcgatcaaatacatttttcattacgtaattttgaaaatgattgtGTTATCGacgtgttattttttatttatattcttatcgAGAATGTTttgacattaattattaacataattttataatggaaaatatgataagtaggtacgttttgaaaaattatttatcatgtgTGATATTCAGGGTAATGGTAgtcattagttatttattggcatagaaattgattttaataattgttataatatattatcatattatttacctataatacctaataaatctgatgataaaaatataaatattattacctattaagaTATGTGTACGAATTTATATGTGAATTACgaaaaatttggatttttttttcaataaataatttgatttgtcgtaactataatgtttatggaattgtttgatgaaataaacatttattttctaatcatattattataatgtacctaattgatctataaaatattaggtatgtataaaactacattaatataaccgtttaacatttaacataattgGTTTGTTTTTTCCagtcaatatataaaattagatgcataaaaatataaaatgtgaaagttttactatagaaatttgaataatattatcaacggTTGTCAATAGGTGCATTACGTTAATGTAACGTTCTTATGAAACTGGAGATGAACTATTTGTATTCTTTGTTTTCACTttacatattcataattttatctacatttatgtaaacattaattttgaaaaatgtatataaacttTATGCAATCATGAGCTGGTCCGAGAATCGTTGATAGAACATTCATTATACTACAtggataatatttcattattcattatagtattattattatcgtaatattgtataaattaaattgtagtggaaatgttgttaaaaatctaataaacaaaattattatgatcacATGTGCAACAGTAATGATACTTgcatttatttaggtacacgTATTTAGTAATGATTTGttatcagatttttttttatataaatataaaatataaaacaaatattagatacaaaacaatacatgttatattatgaaaatcatCTTATAGAACAAAAGTActcaattcaataataatatagtgatttTGAAATGtctttattgttttctttaaaagtaaattttgttttattttatcgggAGTAAGAATGGATGTTTGCAATTTTATACAATCCATagaagattaaaattatttgaatgtattaaaattaaactgaaTATTAGCTGTCGCCCtttaaaatacttgtaatTCAGTTCATTATTAGATTATCATTAACGTGAAATTGGACAGTAGTTCGTTAATATTTTCCCGGTCGTTGCTCATTAGTACAGCTTACTAGTTACTACAGTAATAGTTTAACGAGGTGTAACGTTCCTTAAAAAAAGCATCATCACCGGATCCTTATAGTGTTAGTCAATGGAAATTTAAAAGCTTAATACGATGGTGTAAGCGCAGCTATTAAATTGCACGTTATAAATACACTTTGCAGtcggtcaaaattaaaaacaaaaattgaaatattaatgtacactATACGagtacaattattgtaatactctattaatattgttttcctAGTGATTTGTTACTCACAGGTgtgattgtataaatatagtatatagctatgtaattttatcatcAGAACCTGgatgtgtaatattttgttaaattagttttacgaCAAGGTACTGTCAACTCAAATTTAGaagcataaaattaattaaaaggtagtataaataatttttttttttttgtgaaatggtaaaatattaaaagggcGGTGAGGGGAATTAAGCCTGGCCTTTCtctaagttaaatattatgctaaaggaaaaaaaaataaattatcgcctcaaatagttataaaaaatgcctataatatatgaaaaactaTAAGAAATTTGAAacgtgttaattatttaattttttcgtgAAACGTATACTGCAAACGAATTTAACGAGGCTTAAAttagtattgatttttatcgAAAGGagactaataaagtaatacaaCTACTAAAGCTCTTGAAAactaaatgaaaacaaaagttattttatcagcgctatatcattattattaaattcgtatAGAGGTGTTAGATTACAATACAGTAGAgttgatataaaaatcataggtacttattaattattattcaattgtgAACACGATAGTTTCCAGCAACTCGAAATAAAGTTTtggataacaatttaatttttaattaattattataattataaaacttcacGATGTCgttgtttatacttttacacaccaatataatatcaaaccaataaataaagtagaagcaaaaaatatttaatcatttattttgtatactaatTGCTAATAAAccataactaattatatatgacatcacattatttttcaagtcaTCAACCGTTCACGAAATGTTACGTTTTCTTACTAACTCTGAAATAATTGTACACCTCGGCCAACATGCAGTGTGGCGTGAAAGTCCAAGACatgttatacgtatatacaatacttttttagtattgttcttaaaaatttgtatttatttggtttaaccaccattattattattttttttatagcttcAACGCGTTCAGTTACTATTTAGGTCACGATCaccttacatttataataataataagaggtatagtcaaaaaaaaattcgtcgCTGAAGAGTTTTATTAGTCATTACACAACTATTTGTACCTATAGTATACGTCCCGCAGTGAGTATTACCGTCAATTTGTTTctcaataacaacaataattacccTTTTTCGCCCTTTTGAATTTTGGTGTCTGATAATAATGACGAtccataaatgtaatatagaaatataaaataatcaggtAATGTAGACATTGCCCGATAAATAAGGTCTTGACATAAAACATTctgattaaaatacttaattttattaaattgtattatattatgaatattttaaaacaattataatagctaatgctaataactattaataattattgatgaaacaatggcttatgaaataaataaatgagttattatattgtattatcctgtagattatttagaattattatctatttttattatttatttataagctgTTTACTAAAATAGTGGTTTTAATTGCGAAATCTAACTACTTTTCTacaattgtgtttattt contains the following coding sequences:
- the LOC113549700 gene encoding uncharacterized protein LOC113549700, which produces MTMQAVLDEFYAQIVAKLERDELIPAYKRSMHREYLATVVDGLCGPWCGRDKRRACEAAVAGAVAYHGRVVRENGSVCPLGKHHDMLYVMARFAMDADAGPEPVAALLTAIYTCEKTLEKLFEGAVVGSKVARMISGRWTDFGATVADNQTALDFYLDRATRARLLLDGRRLQDVRMRSYRAAPVVVAAVTGDLAAVAMLLRYGPDERSVRAAIAYLRRSADHDRGPPFPDRDQSCLELLLRAVVCEGDGRGSVSGDEDGSVDGFGSVNGFGNGDESRRGGNVVPALLHLSRCAVRKALHRNFSLPHGIPQLPVPRSLVSYLDLEC